The following coding sequences lie in one Apium graveolens cultivar Ventura chromosome 3, ASM990537v1, whole genome shotgun sequence genomic window:
- the LOC141714644 gene encoding uncharacterized protein LOC141714644: MDVEGEKWVILLKYSDRYRKGVEAFVNQAFSRYALGNELKCPCKKCGNHFWSGAKAIHEHLVCNGPCPHSVEWIYEVSTHEIDRVADEMYINTGLGLGDEFDAMIHNAYGTNDVTDHVGRTGLNDDARKFYRLVKEGGQPLYPECKKFSRLSFLVRLYQLKCIHGFSESGFSDLLELIKEVFPHVNLPSSFSAAKGMIKDLGLDYQKIHACPNNCMLFWAENERLENCAKCGTSRWRVVEKKTKARSDANIELASNPKIPAKVIRYFPLKPRLQRMFLSSDFSSSMTWHALSRKKDGQLRHPADGKGWKSMDGKYPEFAAKMRNVRLGLAADGFNPYGSMNIFHSTWPVVLVNYNLPPG; this comes from the coding sequence ATGGATGTTGAAGGAGAGAAATGGGTAATACTTCTCAAGTACAGTGATAGATATAGGAAGGGAGTTGAAGCTTTTGTTAACCAAGCATTTTCCCGATATGCCTTAGGAAACGAGCTTAAGTGCCCTTGTAAGAAATGTGGTAATCATTTTTGGAGTGGTGCTAAGGCTATACACGAACATCTAGTCTGTAATGGTCCTTGTCCCCATTCCGTTGAATGGATTTACGAGGTCTCAACCCATGAGATAGATAGGGTTGCTGATGAGATGTATATTAATACAGGTCTAGGTCTTGGAGATGAATTTGATGCTATGATACACAATGCATATGGTACTAATGACGTTACTGACCACGTTGGTAGAACAGGACTAAACGATGACGCAAGGAAATTTTATCGCCTTGTTAAGGAGGGTGGACAACCGTTATATCCCGAGTGCAAAAAATTTAGTCGATTAAGTTTCTTAGTTAGGCTTTATCAACTAAAGTGCATTCATGGATTTAGCGAATCAGGATTTAGTGACTTACTTGAATTGATAAAGGAGGTTTTCCCTCATGTAAATCTTCCGTCTTCTTTTAGTGCGGCAAAGGGTATGATTAAAGACCTAGGACTTGATTACCAAAAGATCCATGCATGTCCAAATAACTGCATGCTCTTTTGGGCAGAAAATGAGAGGCTGGAGAATTGTGCTAAGTGTGGAACATCAAGATGGAGAGTTGTTGAAAAGAAGACGAAGGCCAGGTCTGATGCAAACATAGAACTAGCATCGAATCCTAAAATCCCGGCTAAAGTGATAAGATATTTCCCTTTAAAGCCAAGGCTGCAGAGAATGTTCTTGAGCTCTGATTTCTCGAGCTCAATGACATGGCATGCTTTATCACGAAAGAAAGATGGACAGTTAAGGCATCCGGCTGATGGAAAGGGTTGGAAGTCGATGGACGGTAAATATCCTGAATTTGCTGCCAAAATGCGAAATGTACGATTGGGTTTAGCGGCAGACGGTTTCAATCCATATGGATCAATGAACATATTTCATAGCACCTGGCCAGTAGTGCTCGTAAATTATAACCTCCCCCCTGGTTAA